The genomic region TGACAACCAGTGGACAGATGCATTTGAACAAATAGATTTAGAGGATGATGGGAACAAAATTAAACGATTGTATGATGTTTTGAAGGTATcaaatcatgttgtttttatcagtataattacaagttgaaatatttatataagtacTAGTACTATAATCCATTGTTTGGTAATAtgagatttttatatttataagtagCTGCAGTAGCAGCAGccgtagtagtaatagtagagTTTTAAGACTGACCTTGTCGACAAATGTGAATTAATTTTACTCATGGTAATGATTTATAATCGTTTTTTATCCTTcgtatatttatacaattagtCAAAAGTTTTTATgtcatattgtgttttattgtgCTATTTTATATGAGTATACTAATGAATTAATCGAGCACTTTGGACTTCACATTTTAGCGTCGTGTCAATGTTGCTGAACACCTTAGCCCATTTGTAGGAAACTAAACCTTTCTTTTCTATATAAAGTAACATTATGTATATGCTATTTAGTTGTTTTTAGCGtacatgtttctttttaattcaatgtatTTGATTTACCAACATTTTACAGTTATCTTACCTATGTGTCGACtttttaacaactttattttagcGGCAGCAACAGCAActacagcagcagcagaagcaacAATGAAAGTAGAATTAGACGATAAAGTAGAAGTCGTACGGTAACTTAATAACATATAAAGATCTCAAAACACGTTTACATTATACAGAAACTCGACAGGCACTGCCTTGATGTTTGTTGGAATTATGACGCTGCTGTGAAAGAAAGCCTAACAAATCTTACAGTTACCAGtaaaatcaaagtactgaaacCCGAACAAACGCAAGAAGCTGAAAATGATACCGATTCATCATCGGAAAACGGTATCAAAACTCCATCGGAAAAGGATACCACTTTACCTTTGCAAGAAGAATCAAAGGAAGTAATGACTGAGAATGTGGGTCTATGCAACACATATCTGTGGCACAATGAAGAGACTGAGGTTTGTAAAGAAATTTAACgtcttcaaaaataaataatagttagTCTAAATATgatgttcataattatatttgatatgatgTGATATTTAGGGATAGAGGAGGCGGgtgcaaaatgataaaatataaaaacgatATTAATGTGGTAAGTACGCATTTTTAATCGACATTTATACGTATAATTTTGCTATTTAATGACGGTGATATGtttggtatttaaaatatacaatatctTCAAAGTGTatcttatgttttatataataagaAATGTATAAGCCCTGAATCAATGACGGATTCTGAGTGTACAGGACATATACCGGCAAAGGGAAAGAATGAGGAAAAAGGAACGGAAGAAAAAGAAGGaggaaaagaagaaaaagacgAAGGAAAAGGGGGCAAAACAGAAGGGGAAATGGAATCAGGTTCCTTTAAACAGGTCATtgaatacaataatattgttaacattaacaaatcaTGTCAATTATtagtcaatatttcaaaattgatatgaaTAATAGAATAATTTTTACAGTGCAGAGGAGCAGTTCATCAATACCGTTGGCCATTTGTATATAGGAAATCTTACCAATTCtcacatatgttttaaatataaaaataacattaagaCACATTTGGCCTGGTTTTAACCTTTGAATGTATGATAGCATTTTAGTGTTACGAGTGCCAAAACGCATCAACtgttattgttaataatttatGCTTTAAGTATTGCCTATCACATACCAGAACTATGGCGAATTCTTCAAATGGAACATAGAATTTGACTTATAAGGTTCAACTGGGCACGTGTTGTTGTATTAAGTGATAAACTAacgtattgtatttttataaatgagttGTTTAATGTATCTTCCAGACTGGACGATTCAAAGCTAACAAGAAAATAGATGGTGCCCTTTCAGATGAAAATAATGAGTATAACCAAGATGTTAAATCAGAAAATGGATCAAGTGAGGTAATACAATGATGAAgttcattttacatgttttagcATGTTTATTACGTAATTTAATCAAACCTAATGCATGAACATGATCGCATAACTGCGCGAAAGGTATCGTTTAAAAATTGTACAGCTTAAATAGAACTTAGTaacaaatgttatcaatatgtactcatcaatgaaatatataaatatatatataaagtatgtcACATCTGTATATGTCAGACATATAATTGCTGACATGCAGTGTTTagattaaactttttttatttgacaaatatcatacaaacaaacatacgttatatgtatagaaatgaAATACGTTACAATGTGTTCGAGAATTAGACATGCAGTGTTAAATTACAAATTACGTTAATTTTCCATTCATCAATTTCACTCTCGGATGAAATTATTATCTGAGTGATAACAAAGTTAGCTTAGCAAAACTTGTAATTAGATTCTTTCTTGCAGGCTGCACCAGACATAAAGAAAGACACACAGGAGTTGGAAGATGATACTGATTGCAAGAAAATAGACAACAGAGCTGAAAAAGAACGTTCTCATGTTGAACTAGCTTATCAGAATAATAAATCTGCAGAGGTAATACTTTACATCATTCGGACAGTTCCATTGTCAAAAATATAGGCTTTCCGAGTCGTTATCcctttcaaaacattgaaatgacATCTTTGATAACAGCTTGTTTTGCTGTGATTATTAATGAGAAGTTCATGgattgtaatttaatttattacaaGCTATGTGTAagcatttcaacaaaacaattttaggTTTCTTCACAATACTGTTTACTTCTTGTTTGTTGTCCAGTTTAAATCGGACTTCAATGTAAAGACGGAAGGAAACGAATGCACTGACGATATAACTCAACATGATGTAGAgtccaaaaaagaaaaacagacaaaacaggtatttctttattaaatgcATCATGACTGAATCAGGGTGTATACATCAGGCATGCGTATGACCCACTAAAAGGAAGCGAGAAAtgctatatgtttttttctcactaCTGGACTTAAAAAGGAACACAAATTCCTTCAGTACAGCGAGTCATAACGATTCATATACCTTGCATGTACATACGTTGATATATCTAATTACCTTTATTCGATTGTTACTGAATCAACTGTCTTTAGCATAAAGAAATACGCCAAGTTTGTTTAATGTACTTcattaattacatgtattaatgtttttgaaggATGAACATAAAGAAAACGTAATATACCTGAAGTTTGATTTCGATACACTGACCAACAGCCATAAACAGACCATATCTGAAATCCGAAGAATCGTTCACACACAGCTGGAAGATCAAGTTGTCAAGGTAATAACAATGCTATGCCTTGCTGTTTGTTGGAATTATGCaaggttgtcaaaacggccATCATACATTTAACTCAATGGCATATTATCTTGGGAAAATAAGAATTAAATAACACCAACGTCTGCATATTTTGTATGCAATTTAGGAACATACTCATATTATACAATAAGGATGGTCACTTATATCAAgtgaaattttaaattgtttatatgcttttaaaacatttaactaaTATACTTATTTTCTTTGTCTTAAAGGCTATTTCTAAGGCTGTGCTGGAAGAAATGGAGCTCCCTAGAGAGACAGGGATCGTCTCCTACGTAGAGGAATGTGCTAAAATATGTTGGCTAGCGCGTTTACATGATCCGCCGGTTTACATTGAGTTTGAAGAGATCGAAGATGACTCACCTTTTAAGGCTGAAATGTATAAGGCATATACTAAGACAGGAAAACGGCTGGATTACGTTGTTTGGCCTCCTGTTTTcctatataaaaatgaaaaaatgttgacCAAAGGTGTGGCACAAGGAAAGTAATGCTAAAGTCACTATTATTGTGTATATGTTTACTTAAGGTTTAAACAGGATACTTCTTATATTGTTGGTCACTGGTCAGTTCTGTTATTATTACTTAAACATTGTAATATGTGCTACTTAGTGCATGTGCATTATTCTTATCGAATTAACactgtgttttatttatttaatttagtgtttaaaaatgtttagcGGACTGAGTAGTGTTCGTTTCCAAACAAATACTTTCACCTGTGGAATACCAATTTCGTGTATGCAAATATTCCTTTTGGTTATACCAGAGTTCTAATGggtaattattataaaaaaaacaaatttaatttagcCCTTggtaaatttataaatacaaaacgCGTAAAAGTCTATTTGGAAACTGAATGTATTTCAAACTGCATgctgttatgttatgttatttcaTTAAGAGCGACTAATGGCGgatcatatatttttatggtCTGAGTTCAATACTCATCCCCTTATCCACTTATCCctcaaaattgtaaaacatcATTGAATAGTACATTAGTTATTCTATAAGAAGAGAAATAATGGTACAACAGGCTACATAGTATGTTACAAATACAATGTTGTAAAGAGAATGTACGCATTTTCTGTCAGACATAACTACTTTAAGTATAATTCAcaatttttacataattaaaggTTTTCGTTTTCGTTTGCGAATACGGGCCTGGAACGATCTTACAGACTCTCTGTTTCTCGACAGAAACTAAATGCATACATCTTTTCTTCCAAAATGGGCATAAGTCATGATACATATCTTGTTGAATGCTGATAATGAAGTTAGTAATTTTTCCATTACATTGTTGTaatgacaattgttttaatgttttcaagCACAACAAAGCTCCAAATTTCCGTAGCCTGAGGAACGTTACattaaatgtgtgtatttttttaaattagcaAATTCGCTGAAGATAAACAAATGGTTGATAGTGCAAATCCTGCTTAAGAAGTACTCctttatatgatataaaaatgaacatatatttcaagCGAAATTGGGATTTCAATATCggaatcattattattattacctttaaaatgtgtGATTCGATTGAAAATTTcctattttgttttgaaaatgtgtttgtggtACGTTGATTatgtactttattttgctttattttattgCTAATCAACAGCATGTTATATCTGTAATATACTTTCAGTTAccttaaaatgtgtgtttgtcattaaaattaGCCTACTGATTTCCGTACCAAAAGTGTGTTGTGTATTAGTCTTTTACATTATTTGAttgttaatattacataatagTATGCATGTGTTTTAATTTCTAACACGGACATCTTCACATGTTTGGTGAATATGTTCTATTCTTATATTATTCGTATTGTTGGATAATCAGAATTATATACTattcaatacacattttttattaatattcttccaacattttaacatctacTTCTGTATAGTACTTGActttaattatattgtaaattgaataacatttatGAATGAAGTAACACTattattgacttaaaattatatt from Mya arenaria isolate MELC-2E11 chromosome 3, ASM2691426v1 harbors:
- the LOC128225801 gene encoding uncharacterized protein LOC128225801, with translation MRKKERKKKKEEKKKKTKEKGAKQKGKWNQTGRFKANKKIDGALSDENNEYNQDVKSENGSSEAAPDIKKDTQELEDDTDCKKIDNRAEKERSHVELAYQNNKSAEFKSDFNVKTEGNECTDDITQHDVESKKEKQTKQDEHKENVIYLKFDFDTLTNSHKQTISEIRRIVHTQLEDQVVKAISKAVLEEMELPRETGIVSYVEECAKICWLARLHDPPVYIEFEEIEDDSPFKAEMYKAYTKTGKRLDYVVWPPVFLYKNEKMLTKGVAQGK